Proteins from one Ignavibacteria bacterium genomic window:
- a CDS encoding pyridoxal phosphate-dependent aminotransferase, producing MSLSQIARTISASPTLKLNEKAAILREKGDPVIHLGGGEPKSKAPMDALLSAVANLNSGEVRYTPADGIPALKKAVIRYTEEFYHRKVSPLNVMASGGAKQAIMVALQAILNPQEEVIYPAPYWVSYPEMAKLCGAIGVPALPEDGTFYPTIQDIEQRVGSYTKAVIINSPNNPTGVMYTEEFIADIVDFCERRDLYLIMDDIYHRLIFDNRKPLSCYDYAKDLTENSKLIVINGISKQYAMTGFRIGWAVGSKKLIEAMTNIQGHQTSGPSVVLQQAAVGALNGVQSSVESLRCTLENNRNVMIDQLNSFEGVRVTKPDGTFYCFADFSHYMKSSNKLSEFLIDKVQVLTVPGAEFGLEGYLRLSYCGTIKDITEGIERMKWALDPNSPNELYIGDRKLVRDWS from the coding sequence ATGAGTCTAAGTCAAATTGCCAGAACTATTTCGGCTTCACCTACTCTTAAGCTTAATGAGAAAGCTGCCATATTAAGAGAGAAGGGTGATCCGGTAATCCACCTGGGCGGAGGCGAGCCCAAGAGCAAAGCTCCCATGGATGCCTTGCTTTCAGCCGTAGCTAACCTTAATTCAGGTGAAGTCAGGTATACCCCGGCCGATGGTATTCCTGCCTTAAAGAAAGCAGTTATTCGCTATACCGAAGAATTTTACCACAGAAAAGTTTCACCTCTTAACGTTATGGCCTCAGGCGGCGCCAAACAGGCTATAATGGTGGCACTGCAGGCAATTCTAAACCCCCAGGAAGAAGTAATTTATCCTGCCCCTTACTGGGTGAGTTACCCTGAAATGGCCAAGCTCTGCGGAGCTATAGGCGTTCCGGCACTGCCCGAGGACGGGACATTTTACCCCACAATACAGGATATTGAACAGAGAGTTGGTTCCTACACAAAAGCCGTTATTATCAACAGCCCGAATAATCCTACGGGCGTCATGTATACAGAAGAATTTATAGCGGACATAGTGGACTTCTGCGAAAGACGCGACCTTTACCTTATTATGGATGACATCTACCACCGCCTCATTTTCGACAACAGAAAGCCCCTCAGCTGCTACGATTACGCAAAGGACCTGACTGAAAATTCAAAGCTCATTGTTATAAACGGAATTTCAAAGCAGTACGCCATGACAGGCTTCAGGATCGGCTGGGCTGTTGGAAGCAAGAAGCTAATTGAGGCAATGACAAATATACAGGGGCACCAGACTTCAGGCCCTTCCGTTGTCCTACAGCAGGCAGCCGTAGGCGCGCTTAACGGCGTACAGTCCAGCGTCGAAAGCCTAAGATGCACGCTTGAAAACAACCGCAACGTAATGATCGATCAGCTGAACTCTTTTGAGGGTGTTAGAGTAACAAAGCCCGACGGCACATTCTACTGCTTTGCAGATTTCAGCCATTATATGAAAAGCTCAAACAAGCTCTCGGAATTTCTGATCGATAAGGTACAGGTCTTAACCGTTCCCGGTGCTGAATTCGGTCTTGAGGGCTACCTCAGGCTTTCATACTGCGGTACGATAAAGGATATAACAGAAGGCATTGAACGCATGAAGTGGGCTCTGGATCCCAATTCACCAAATGAATTATATATTGGCGACCGTAAATTAGTGAGGGACTGGTCATGA
- the coaD gene encoding pantetheine-phosphate adenylyltransferase, producing the protein MKKVIYPGTFDPVTFGHVDIIKRACELFDSVIVTIARNPNKLTPLFTVEERIEMLRESLKEFPNVDIDSFDGLTVEHAKNVGAIGIIRGLRAVSDFEYEFQMALMNRKLDGNISTIFLMPHEKYTYLNSSIIRNLASLKSDVSDFVPANVARALREKFG; encoded by the coding sequence ATGAAAAAAGTAATTTACCCCGGCACATTTGATCCCGTTACATTCGGGCATGTAGATATAATTAAAAGAGCCTGCGAGCTCTTTGACAGCGTAATAGTTACAATTGCGCGGAATCCGAATAAACTGACCCCTCTTTTTACAGTAGAGGAAAGGATTGAAATGCTGAGGGAAAGCCTGAAGGAATTTCCCAATGTGGATATTGATTCCTTTGACGGCCTGACGGTTGAACATGCAAAAAATGTAGGCGCAATTGGTATTATAAGAGGCCTCCGCGCCGTGAGCGATTTTGAGTATGAATTTCAGATGGCTCTAATGAACCGCAAACTAGATGGCAACATATCAACCATATTTCTCATGCCTCACGAAAAATACACCTATCTGAATTCTTCGATCATACGCAATCTTGCAAGCCTGAAGAGTGACGTCAGCGATTTTGTTCCGGCAAATGTAGCCAGGGCTTTAAGGGAAAAATTCGGCTGA
- the pckA gene encoding phosphoenolpyruvate carboxykinase (ATP), translating into MSKYLEFNTPASKEAMELASDFRLKNQGINYLDRVYWNLPEPALYEEIIFRNEGHLSKGGPLLVNTGKHTARAAADKFIVKEESTEEKIWWGIYNRPFSLEKFNSLFNRFQAWAQGEELFVQDCYAGADPEYRLPVRIVTEKAWHSLFARNMFITTPDQNVLKNFVPEFTVIAVPGFKVDPIIDGTRSETAIILNFSERICIIANSLYGGEIKKSVFTVLNFLLTFRDVLPMHCSANVGKEGDVAIFFGLSGTGKTTLSADPKRRLIGDDEHGWSREGVFNFESGCYAKVIRLSPDHEPEIHACTKRFGTILENVVYDPVSRMIDLNDDHITENTRASYPLEFIPNVVPEKMVRSHPKNIIFLTCDASGVMPPIARLNPEQAQYHFISGYTSKIAGTEIGLGIEPQITFSACFGAPFMVRHPFEYAEMLKQRMLKHNVNCWLVNTGWVGGRFGVGKRISIRHTRNLLNAALEGKLCDVEYRRDKLFGFEVPLTCPDVPEDVLEPSNSWGDKNEYWKKYDALAARFIENFKLFQNGCTHEVISAGPVRLSHLQQA; encoded by the coding sequence ATGAGTAAATATTTAGAATTTAACACCCCGGCAAGCAAAGAAGCAATGGAACTGGCCTCGGATTTCAGGCTGAAAAACCAGGGTATTAACTATCTTGACAGGGTTTACTGGAATCTTCCTGAACCGGCTTTATATGAAGAAATTATATTCAGAAATGAAGGGCACCTTTCAAAAGGAGGGCCTCTTCTTGTAAATACGGGTAAACATACTGCGCGTGCCGCGGCAGATAAGTTTATAGTAAAGGAAGAATCAACAGAAGAAAAGATCTGGTGGGGAATTTATAACCGCCCCTTCAGCCTTGAAAAGTTCAACTCTCTTTTTAACCGTTTTCAGGCATGGGCACAGGGTGAAGAGCTTTTTGTGCAGGACTGCTACGCAGGAGCCGACCCTGAGTACCGGCTTCCGGTAAGAATTGTTACTGAAAAAGCCTGGCACAGCCTTTTTGCTCGCAATATGTTCATAACTACGCCGGACCAGAACGTCTTAAAGAACTTTGTGCCTGAGTTTACGGTAATTGCCGTGCCGGGCTTTAAGGTGGATCCTATTATTGACGGCACGCGTTCGGAAACGGCAATAATACTTAATTTTTCGGAAAGGATATGCATTATTGCAAACTCGCTTTATGGCGGGGAGATAAAGAAGTCTGTTTTTACAGTCCTGAATTTCCTTCTTACATTCCGTGACGTGCTTCCGATGCACTGTTCGGCAAACGTGGGTAAAGAGGGGGACGTTGCAATATTTTTCGGTCTTTCCGGCACGGGTAAAACCACTCTTTCAGCCGACCCGAAAAGAAGGCTTATTGGAGACGACGAGCACGGCTGGAGCCGGGAGGGTGTCTTTAACTTTGAAAGCGGGTGCTACGCCAAGGTAATAAGGCTGTCGCCTGACCATGAGCCGGAGATTCATGCATGCACAAAACGCTTCGGCACAATACTGGAAAACGTTGTCTACGATCCCGTCTCGCGCATGATAGATCTTAACGACGACCATATTACGGAAAACACACGTGCTTCCTACCCGCTGGAATTTATTCCGAACGTTGTGCCTGAAAAGATGGTCCGCTCGCATCCAAAGAACATCATATTCCTTACCTGCGATGCCTCGGGTGTTATGCCGCCAATTGCAAGGCTGAACCCTGAACAGGCACAGTACCACTTTATAAGCGGCTACACCTCAAAAATTGCAGGCACCGAGATAGGCTTAGGAATTGAGCCGCAGATTACGTTCAGCGCATGCTTCGGGGCACCTTTCATGGTGCGGCATCCGTTTGAATATGCCGAAATGTTAAAGCAAAGGATGTTAAAGCACAACGTCAACTGCTGGCTGGTTAATACCGGCTGGGTGGGAGGACGCTTCGGCGTTGGGAAACGCATAAGCATACGCCATACGCGTAACCTGCTTAATGCAGCCCTGGAAGGAAAGCTCTGCGACGTTGAATACCGCAGGGATAAGCTTTTCGGATTCGAGGTGCCTCTTACATGCCCGGATGTTCCCGAAGACGTGCTTGAACCCTCAAACTCATGGGGCGACAAGAATGAATACTGGAAAAAGTACGACGCGCTTGCAGCCAGGTTTATTGAAAACTTCAAGCTCTTTCAAAACGGCTGCACTCACGAGGTAATTAGTGCCGGTCCCGTGAGACTCTCACACCTTCAGCAAGCTTAA
- the rsmD gene encoding 16S rRNA (guanine(966)-N(2))-methyltransferase RsmD — protein MRIISGQFRGRTLKAPDSKFTRPTTDRVRETLFNLLNNRVDFEGIRVLDIYAGSGALGLESVSRGASEVHFIEKNFPIYKILEDNIKSMKGDFPYKIFKMEAVRFSTMSEHAKYDLILADPPFFKDDIHLVVKNLLKNGFLAEEGLIIIERSIQTKDNDIKNFGIEPFKRIGDTLLYSFQNPAEE, from the coding sequence ATGAGGATAATTTCAGGACAATTCAGGGGCAGAACGCTTAAGGCTCCAGATTCAAAGTTTACGCGTCCTACTACCGACAGGGTAAGGGAGACGCTTTTTAATCTTCTTAATAACCGCGTTGATTTTGAGGGGATACGGGTGCTTGATATTTATGCCGGTTCAGGCGCTTTGGGGCTTGAGTCTGTAAGCCGCGGAGCAAGTGAAGTGCACTTCATAGAAAAGAATTTCCCGATCTATAAGATCCTGGAGGATAACATAAAATCTATGAAGGGGGATTTCCCTTACAAGATTTTCAAGATGGAAGCCGTAAGGTTTTCCACGATGTCGGAGCATGCTAAGTACGATTTAATTCTTGCCGATCCCCCCTTTTTTAAGGATGACATACATCTTGTAGTAAAGAACCTCTTAAAGAACGGTTTTTTGGCTGAAGAGGGCCTGATTATAATTGAGCGTTCCATACAGACAAAGGATAACGACATAAAGAATTTCGGCATTGAACCCTTTAAGCGAATTGGGGATACGCTTTTATACAGTTTCCAGAACCCCGCCGAAGAATAA
- a CDS encoding helix-hairpin-helix domain-containing protein, with protein MKYSFNESPAPYRDFDYSASDSVFLAAGDSTVEEGEIKPPVKAKETGRILKNTVLEPEKVSFRKKVLAEENSIDVNNASVSDLMKLPGIGEKTAGKIIELRNLKGRFKSPEELLEVKGIGPAKMSKIRKYIFVK; from the coding sequence TTGAAGTATTCATTTAATGAAAGTCCCGCCCCCTACAGGGATTTTGATTATTCTGCCAGCGACAGTGTTTTTCTGGCGGCGGGTGACTCGACTGTGGAAGAAGGGGAGATAAAGCCTCCAGTTAAAGCTAAAGAAACCGGCCGCATTCTTAAAAACACGGTTTTGGAGCCGGAGAAGGTTTCTTTCAGAAAGAAGGTCCTGGCTGAAGAAAACAGCATAGACGTAAACAATGCCAGTGTGAGCGATTTAATGAAGCTGCCCGGCATTGGAGAGAAAACAGCCGGTAAAATCATAGAACTTAGAAACCTGAAAGGAAGGTTCAAATCCCCGGAAGAGCTCCTGGAAGTAAAAGGGATAGGGCCTGCCAAAATGAGTAAGATCAGAAAATATATTTTTGTAAAATAG